CACAGCGGGAGTTTACAGAGGAAAGCGTAGCCAGAGCGTTCTTATTGGGGCTGCTTATTAAGCCGCAGAAGAGatagtgaaacacacacacacactttgatgaAAATCCCCTGCGGTTGAGAAAGACCTTCACATCCCCTCAGCTGTTTACCTGTTTCTCACGGAATGTGCTTGTTGTCTTACCTTTGTGTAACAGGCACCTTGCCGCAAACGGTGTCAGCTGTTGCGTTGCAAGGTTTCTCAGTCAACCCAGACGGACACGTGCTACAGGGTTTGCAGTGGATGCCGCTGCCATTGTTAAAAGTGTTTGTCTTGCATGGTCTTCTTGTTCCCTCATGTCGCCCTCCGTGATCATCATACCCACAGTTGGGGGTAATTTCATGACCTATAtgaattataatataatataatataatataatataatataatataatataatataatataatatttgaCCTACCTGGCTTTATAGTGTTATTCAAACACGAGATGCATTTTTGTTGCTTCGAATCCCAGAAGGTTGTTAGATCGTGGCATCTTTCTGAGTGTGGAGTGTAAGTCATCGTTGCTGAACTGAACTTTAGAGCAAAGATTCTGTCTCTATAACAGCCGCATAGCACCACCCCTTCTACATAAGTGATGATTTTCTGGGTGGTTTGTGTGGTAAGAGTTCCGTATTAatcctttacattttacatgtcaTAGTTTCTTCTTTCTCGCCGTCCCAAATGTTctgatatgtttttgtttgtttgtttgtttttttaatgaaagctGGTCAAATGTTAGACCAGTTTGATATTAGGATGCAAGCAAGGGACAATTCCCAATTATACAAACTATTTCGGAGTGAAATCGAAATATTTAAACTCACTCCGTTATTGGGCTATAAAGTGACGGTGTAGAGTTTAAAATGCCCTTACCCTTTACTGAGGCAAAGGTAGGGGAGTTGTTTTCTTAAGGGGGTCGCCTGTCTGCGTGTTTGCTTTGGAACCGATATCACGGATGCGCCTCCCTTCCTCCCTTCGTGAGACAGAGCAGGTCGTGTACTAATCTGACTGGAGTACCCTGGCCAAGGACgagtcagtgaaaaaaaaattactgacTTTAGGAATTTTACAATGTGATACATTGTGTTGATACAATGTCAGATGACTTTCACAACTGCTGACATCCAAGTGGCTACTTTTGTGTGTTGCAATGGTGTGACTTGTCACCGGCGTGACATATAAGTCACTTGTGCGAGTAAAGGCTGGAGTGTGAGAAGaaaagaggaataaaaaagGATGTAAAGAATTTGCACGTTTTTTggttattcatttttaaaagctgAACTTCACTTATCACGTCAACATTTGCCAATAACAACCACCTACTAATGGGCAAACATGACATATTTATAGTGTTTATGCACGACTGACGCCTTTTAAAAAGCATATTAtcgttttcatttcatttcacatacggaatttaaaaaaagatcctCTGTAAGGATTACGTAGATATTACCATGATCTCCCCCCCTGTCAACTTAATATATCTGACCTCCGGTACATTTCAAACTTTCTGCCGCGTTAGATTCATTTTTAGCCTTTTTAGGATTATTTGAACTATGCCAAGGGTCACATAACCTTAGTACTCTGTCCTTCCTATATAAGACAGTAGCTGAGTCCACTCTACCCTACTCTGCAGAAGGCTGAGACAGCATGATTAGGCTTAGTCCAGCTTACCTAGCTAatgctttctgtttgtgtgtgttttgctcgTCAGTGTCCATTTTTCGGTCTCTTTAGAAACATTGCCTTAAAAGGAAATGCTTTGCATCTGGCCACCACAGAGCTACTCAGAGAATAGTTCATTCTGGATGTAACCACTGGATTAATTTTACTCTGAGTCATCCAGAAATTACCTCAGAATTTCATTGCCAGTCACGATGATGCTAGCAAGAGTAATAATGTTGACTCTATTATTGCATGTTTAAAAGTCCAAACCCTGATGAAAATCTGGTCTTCTGTTCTTGTATTTTCAATCCATGGGAAGACTTTGCACTCGATCACAATTCTCTGCTGCAAGTGATTTTTACTTTTGGATTTCTTTGATGTGATCGACTGGAAGAAAAGACTATGATCTGGAGAAGACATGCTGTCCTGGCTCCAAGTTGACATAAATGAGTAGGGTAGCCACTAGCCATGGAACCTCCCACGACCACCCAGGATGAACTGAGGGGACGGCGAACATCTATGCCCTGTCAACCGAAATCTGTCATGGTTGTCCATTCCACACCTTCGGGGGATGAGGTTCAGTGCAAGAGTTATTCAATAAATGTAAGACAGTgagttttgttttccaaactttttttttcccaaaatgtCTTTGTAAAGTCAAACCTGAAAgttttttgattaaaaaaaatcttagaaGTTGGTCACACACAGTCTTTTCCAGTTTGCCCTTGTGTGATAATATTATGAATGTAACAGTTTTCATAGCACTTTGATGAATTTTTGTATGACGATGTTTCCACTTTATTTCTGAAGAACAAAATAGCCTTTGAAAAGCCAACCTCAGTCTTATTTTTGGCTAAGTCCTGATGTGCACAATAGAGGACATTCTGGCCTTTCCAATGATATCTCATGTGTTTGCATGGTCTCTTTTAGCTCCGGTGAGGCAGGGAAtcacaaaaaaagttaaactgaaACATTTTCCTCAGTTCTCAAGAGACTATATTTGCATTATCTAAGTACTTGTGGGCTGTATTATGAAATGCTGATTTAATAGGGTGattcatattttgatttccaaaaaaaaggacacttggcccagtcatgaacaactttaataatactgtttgcttaaagaaaactttaacatatttaaacaatgccttctctgtgtggtaaatgaatggtgaaataaataatgtaaTATAGGTTTTTAGTCAACAAAAGTCACTAAAAGTGTCCTaagtcaacaagtgcaaaaaaagagGATGTTTGCTCCCCCTGGATTTACCATGTAGCTGCTTTTTCCCCTGCATTTTTTCCTCCATTCAGCCATAACCTAATTTATCCACAGTGaggctggagtctatcccagtgAACTGAAATGACCTCCATAAATTTGCAAGCAcactaaaaatcttttttttcccttccagccAGAGACAGACACACCTCTTCCTCTCCCAGACATCATGCCAGGGACTTTTTCTGACCTTACAATAGCAAGGCAACGCCACAAAAGCGCAACAGATATTCCTCACCGAGGCAACATTTCTTTGCTTCCCTCTTACACTCATTGTCTTATAGATAGAGAACAAGACCTCTTGCGTCGTTGCTCACTCAGGGAGACCAAGAGTGTTTCACGTTACCCTCGCCATGCCCTCAGTGTGCCTGAAATCGGCTGCATCAGTCCCCTTCATGTCATTACCCACAGTCCGCTCCACAGCACGCCGCTCTCACCGGCAAAAAGCAACATATCCAGCCCTGCTAGAGAGATGGAGAAGCTTGCAAAGGCCAGGAGTAAACTTCTAGAGAGTGAAACTAACCAAACCCCTACCATCGCTCCAGAAACAAGAGAACAACTTCGCTATGTCGCCAAAGATGGAAAGTGCAGAGTCAACCTTTGTCATATTTCGGAAAGGGGCCGTTTCCTGTCTGATATCTTTACTTCTTTTGTGGACCTCCAGTACAGATGGTTCTTATTCGTCTTCATGATgtgctacattctcacctggtttttctttgctgtgctcTACTTCTTGAATGCTTTCTTTAGAGGTGACCTAGAAAAGGTGAAGCCACTCAGCACCCCTGAAGAAAACCTCATAGACCCCACACCCTGCTATTTGGGTGTAGATGATTTCATCTCTGCTCTTCTTTTCTCAGTGGAGACACAGCGCACCATTGGTTATGGGTCACGCACTGTGTCTCCCAGCTGCCACGAGGGTGTGGTGCTGGTCATGACGCAATGCATTGTTGGGTCCATGATAGATGCCCTCATGGTTGGCTGCATGTTTGTTAAAATATCCCGACCTAAGAAGCGAGCGGAGACACTTCTTTTCAGTCGCACGTGTGTCATTGCTAACCGGGATGACCAGCTCTGCTTGATGTTCCGCCTGGGAGACCTCAGAGAAAGTCACATGGTGGACGCAAAGGTTCGTGCAAAGTTAATCAAGTCTCGGcaaacagcagagggagagTTCTTGCCTCTCGAGCAGACAGAGATTAACCTTGGTTATGAAACTGGCTCAGACCGACTTTTCCTGGTGGAGCCTCAAGTCATTCAGCACAATATTGACTGCGACAGTCCGCTGTGGGAGCTGGGTCCAGAGCAACTCAGAAGACAGCAGTTTGAGATAATCATTATTTTAGAAGGAATTGTTGAGGCCACAGGTGAGTAATTgagtttattaataaaaaaaacaacaacaaaaaactactTCTACCTCCAAAAGTCCCATTTTAGTATAAAACAACTGCAAAACATTTTACTTTGACTTGGTTTTTGGGGAATGGGTTTTTTGCAAGAATGTCATTGGAGGTGAGAGGAAGCATGttcagtgggaggaagcatggAATTTCCATAGAAAAGCTACGCAAGTACAGAGAAATGATCAAAACACCTTTCAGAACAACCCTCTCGATCTGAGGCTGCAGTGCTAATCATTTCCCCCTGCACTGCCACTTAGTAGCCTCATTAATAATAGTTTTCAGGAATCAGGAAACAGGGATGCAGTGTTCACTCagtcattgattttttttttccttcactgtAGGGCTACAGAAGAAGGATTTTTTGTTGTGGGTCAGACatctaaaaaaaaccacacatgaaaaaaaatcccactcaCTGTTTCTGGAAGAGGGCTTGGTAAAATTTAGTAATACATGAACATGACTAAGGTTTATCCTAATTATTTACAGCTGTTGACTACACCCAACCTCGTGGTTCTCATACAGTCGTTACAGTTCAGTTTTACACTGCTCTTTTGCTGTGTGTGCACTCTTGACACACAGAAACCTGGGATACCCCTGTgataaaaaagtaacaaaattcCTGTCTTGTACTGGAAGAGAAGAAACTCTGATCTTTCTTACTTTGAAGCAGTTCTCTTCAGTTGTCTGCGTGCAAGCTTACCATCCCATATGTGAGACAGCTAACAACTGATTCAGAAAAAGTTCTCACAGCCAGCTGGaagcttcttttttatttacctCATGTTTGCAACATTTTAGTCTGAACTATTTTTATGGTTTTGCAGACACAACTTAGAATGTGGCTGCAGAAACTCCCGGGGCCCGTGTGGGGGTTATTTGAGGTAGTGTTTATTTCATCCTCATCTGGAAGTTAAACACTTGCAGATGTTTCTAATCTTTTGTTTAATGTTTCTCCACAAAAATGTCCTTGGTACTGGCTGCACAGCTGTTACTGGCGT
The genomic region above belongs to Oreochromis niloticus isolate F11D_XX linkage group LG11, O_niloticus_UMD_NMBU, whole genome shotgun sequence and contains:
- the kcnj20 gene encoding G protein-activated inward rectifier potassium channel 3, whose amino-acid sequence is MEPPTTTQDELRGRRTSMPCQPKSVMVVHSTPSGDEVQCKSYSINPETDTPLPLPDIMPGTFSDLTIARQRHKSATDIPHRGNISLLPSYTHCLIDREQDLLRRCSLRETKSVSRYPRHALSVPEIGCISPLHVITHSPLHSTPLSPAKSNISSPAREMEKLAKARSKLLESETNQTPTIAPETREQLRYVAKDGKCRVNLCHISERGRFLSDIFTSFVDLQYRWFLFVFMMCYILTWFFFAVLYFLNAFFRGDLEKVKPLSTPEENLIDPTPCYLGVDDFISALLFSVETQRTIGYGSRTVSPSCHEGVVLVMTQCIVGSMIDALMVGCMFVKISRPKKRAETLLFSRTCVIANRDDQLCLMFRLGDLRESHMVDAKVRAKLIKSRQTAEGEFLPLEQTEINLGYETGSDRLFLVEPQVIQHNIDCDSPLWELGPEQLRRQQFEIIIILEGIVEATGMMCQAKTSYIETEIEWGARFEPCMTLEKGSFRVDLRRFHTTYKVPLPNCSASQAHQLMALADCKVQNHRTCQNWESWTEGMTEEDKDKQPPHGGFTIDNIQEERASEGNESEEGTEKSMA